In Hemiscyllium ocellatum isolate sHemOce1 unplaced genomic scaffold, sHemOce1.pat.X.cur. scaffold_3214_pat_ctg1, whole genome shotgun sequence, a single window of DNA contains:
- the LOC132813075 gene encoding mas-related G-protein coupled receptor member A6-like encodes MAISCIINASSAGSGAGPVYWNGSTNFQSHVRIISTLLILTSVLGAPLNGLALWVLGCRLRRKNRFLVYVLNLLSADFLFLTLQAAHSVCAFAIVDTAHPSLLALRCLIVACNVSSAYLLTWISVERFFSVAFPIWWRLSRTRESAVVASCVIWALSLGMGVLYGVIRGTRALSVAQEGLVVVEFALAFVGPFLAFLFANAFILCSPGRPSRKTTRLYRAITLNAVVFLMCWAPYHICVFLYYRAMVAGPLARCVSTFYGAYYSVFLLHVKSCVIPVVYISVSTELKIRLRESLPHIFERRFSEDSGLSSPLPPTENDASNRR; translated from the coding sequence ATGGCCATCTCGTGCATCATCAATGCCTCGTCCGCGGGCAGCGGCGCTGGCCCGGTGTACTGGAACGGTAGCACCAACTTCCAGAGTCACGTGCGCATCATCTCGACCTTGCTGATCCTCACCTCGGTGCTGGGGGCCCCGCTGAACGGCCTGGCCCTCTGGGTTCTGGGCTGCCGGCTGCGCCGCAAGAACCGCTTCCTGGTCTACGTGCTCAACCTGCTGTCAGCCGACTTCCTCTTCCTCACCCTGCAGGCCGCCCACAGCGTGTGCGCCTTCGCCATCGTGGACACCGCCCACCCGTCCCTGCTGGCCCTGCGTTGCCTCATCGTGGCCTGCAATGTCTCCAGCGCCTACCTGCTGACCTGGATCAGCGTCGAGCGCTTCTTCAGCGTGGCCTTCCCCATCTGGTGGCGCCTCTCGCGCACCCGGGAGTCCGCTGTCGTGGCCTCCTGCGTCATCTGGGCCCTGTCGCTGGGCATGGGCGTCCTCTACGGTGTCATCCGCGGAACCCGGGCCCTGTCCGTCGCTCAGGAGGGCCTAGTCGTTGTGGAGTTCGCCCTGGCCTTCGTAGGCCCATTCCTGGCCTTCCTCTTcgccaacgccttcatcctgtgcAGCCCCGGGCGTCCCTCCCGCAAGACCACCAGGCTCTACCGGGCCATCACCCTCAACGCCGTTGTGTTCCTCATGTGCTGGGCCCCCTACCACATCTGCGTCTTCCTCTACTACCGGGCGATGGTGGCTGGGCCCCTCGCCCGCTGCGTCTCCACTTTCTACGGGGCCTACTACTCCGTCTTTCTGCTCCACGTCAAAAGCTGCGTGATCCCGGTGGTCTACATCTCGGTCAGCACCGAGCTGAAGATCCGACTCCGCGAGTCCCTGCCGCACATCTTCGAGCGCCGCTTCAGCGAGGATTCCGGACTCTCGTCCCCCCTGCCCCCTACTGAGAACGACGCCTCCAACAGGAGGTAA